The following are encoded in a window of Phragmites australis chromosome 22, lpPhrAust1.1, whole genome shotgun sequence genomic DNA:
- the LOC133904790 gene encoding purothionin A-1-like gives MGSKGLESVIMCLLILGLVLEQVQVEGKSCCKSTFARHCYNFCRRKGPPVLCAKVCGCKIIRGNKCPPDYPKLNLLPDSGEPDTIEYCNLGCRSSVCDNMNNGHGGEEMKIDVERCGDACDSFCNGDAGIASVAA, from the exons ATGGGAAGCAAGGGTCTTGAGAGTGTGATCATGTGTTTACTCATACTGGGGCTAGTCCTGGAACAGGTCCAAGTAGAGGGCAAGAGTTGCTGCAAGAGCACCTTCGCAAGACACTGCTACAACTTCTGCCGTCGCAAGGGTCCCCCGGTACTCTGTGCAAAAGTATGTGGTTGCAAAATCATCCGTGGTAACAAATGCCCACCTGACTACCCTAAACTGAACCTTCTCCCCGACTCCG GTGAACCAGATACCATTGAGTACTGCAACCTGGGATGCAGGTCTTCCGTGTGTGACAACATGAACAATG GTCATGGCGGCGAAGAGATGAAAATCGACGTGGAACGCTGCGGTGATGCATGTGACAGTTTCTGCAACGGGGACGCTGGCATCGCATCCGTTGCTGCCTAA
- the LOC133904793 gene encoding purothionin A-1-like has protein sequence MGSKGLESVIMCLLILGLVLEQVQVEGKSCCKSTFARHCYNCCRRKGPPVLCAKVCGCKIIRGNKCPPDYPKLNLLPDSGEPGTIEYCNLGCRSSVCDNMNNGYGGEEIKIDVERCGDACDSFCNGDAGIASVAA, from the exons ATGGGAAGCAAGGGTCTTGAGAGTGTGATCATGTGTTTACTCATACTGGGGCTAGTCCTGGAACAGGTCCAAGTAGAGGGCAAGAGTTGCTGCAAGAGCACCTTCGCAAGACACTGCTACAACTGCTGCCGTCGCAAGGGTCCCCCGGTACTCTGTGCAAAAGTATGTGGTTGCAAAATCATCCGTGGTAACAAATGCCCACCTGACTACCCTAAACTGAACCTTCTCCCCGACTCCG GTGAACCAGGTACCATTGAGTACTGCAACCTGGGATGCAGGTCTTCCGTGTGTGACAACATGAACAATG GTTATGGCGGCGAAGAGATTAAAATCGACGTGGAACGCTGCGGTGATGCATGTGACAGTTTCTGCAACGGGGATGCTGGCATCGCATCCGTTGCTGCCTAA